A single window of uncultured Pseudodesulfovibrio sp. DNA harbors:
- the glpB gene encoding glycerol-3-phosphate dehydrogenase subunit GlpB, with protein sequence MTKSEDIYDVMVIGAGFAGMAAAFFASAQGLKVVQTGATGGIDFSTGFIDLMGVHPIAEGKRWKNPWSAIEAVVQDCPNHPYGLLSSDEIFESVDLFTRFLAEQGLEYVGYTDRNTCSLTPAGTIKRTYRVPKTAWDGSVALGTKAPTLIVDFHGLKGFSGTQLVETHKHHWPELKTARIQFPGGRGELYPEHMAWALADSAVQEKMIAAIMPHAADVEYIGFPAVLGLNDPQKVVDHLEALSGKKIFEIPTLPPSIAGPRLRAVFDRGLPVQGVRTHSQKMVTDVRELDSGMFEFMVGTGAAMLPVVAKKTILATGRFFGKGLRAERKKLVEPVFDLPVVQPETREQWHEQDFFAPQGHSVNSAGIEVDERLRPLGQSGRPAYDNLHAAGAVLAHHDWMRMKCGAGLAIATAYKAVKELMR encoded by the coding sequence ATGACCAAAAGTGAAGACATATATGATGTCATGGTCATCGGAGCGGGCTTTGCTGGAATGGCTGCCGCGTTTTTTGCTTCGGCGCAAGGACTCAAGGTTGTGCAGACCGGAGCTACCGGGGGCATAGATTTCAGTACGGGCTTCATTGACCTTATGGGCGTTCATCCCATCGCTGAAGGGAAGCGATGGAAGAATCCATGGTCGGCCATTGAAGCCGTGGTGCAAGACTGTCCGAATCATCCTTATGGGCTACTTTCCAGTGATGAAATATTCGAATCAGTAGACTTGTTTACCCGATTCCTTGCGGAACAAGGGCTGGAATATGTTGGCTATACAGATCGCAATACCTGCTCCCTTACTCCGGCCGGAACAATCAAACGAACATATCGTGTTCCCAAAACGGCATGGGACGGGTCCGTGGCTCTCGGAACAAAGGCCCCGACACTGATTGTTGATTTTCATGGACTCAAGGGATTTAGCGGTACGCAACTTGTTGAGACACATAAGCATCACTGGCCGGAGCTCAAAACTGCACGAATACAGTTTCCCGGCGGTCGAGGTGAGTTGTATCCCGAACATATGGCGTGGGCCTTGGCCGACTCGGCTGTTCAGGAAAAGATGATCGCCGCCATCATGCCTCATGCCGCTGATGTCGAGTATATTGGATTCCCTGCGGTTCTCGGTCTTAATGATCCTCAAAAAGTTGTGGATCATCTGGAAGCGTTGTCTGGGAAAAAGATATTTGAAATTCCGACATTGCCACCATCCATTGCCGGTCCTCGTTTGCGTGCGGTTTTTGACCGTGGGCTTCCCGTTCAGGGCGTTCGCACTCACTCTCAAAAAATGGTGACGGATGTGAGGGAATTGGACAGCGGTATGTTCGAGTTCATGGTGGGGACGGGCGCAGCTATGCTCCCGGTGGTGGCAAAAAAAACAATATTGGCCACCGGACGTTTTTTTGGCAAAGGGCTTCGTGCCGAGCGAAAGAAACTTGTTGAGCCGGTGTTTGATCTTCCTGTTGTGCAGCCTGAAACTCGTGAACAATGGCATGAACAGGATTTTTTTGCGCCGCAGGGGCATTCGGTGAACAGCGCGGGCATAGAGGTTGATGAAAGGCTGCGGCCCCTCGGCCAATCAGGACGTCCTGCGTATGACAATCTTCATGCGGCAGGAGCTGTCTTGGCTCATCATGACTGGATGCGTATGAAATGCGGAGCCGGGCTTGCCATTGCCACGGCATACAAGGCTGTGAAGGAATTGATGCGATAA
- a CDS encoding 4Fe-4S dicluster domain-containing protein, with translation MIFFDIGLTLALTICVIGIIYRVARWRGEWTSRTPQPSSGFLLWIGRAVKSLILDVVLLARSGRTSFLRWLAHSLVFFGFMGLLLFHAMDETVTATFFPFYESTLDPWQFLRNLFGAMTLVGLVLMVYRRVHSTKLRLLTHFQDWAALLILGCIILSGFFLEASKIMSPAVFDRMTDEYFVPGEVGDLTALKAYWAHEYGVVFSVEYPMDEETLELGASLDEDSCVDCHANTATAFVSRPLATALTPVAFALNTSRADQVFWYFHVIFCFIALAALPFGKFFHPVSTPINLVVRQGRRDDLEEFQPSDVCRSIGMDACTRCGECSLHCSVAPAFTVLGNQNILPSEKLASLKQFQTGEHMSQAGLTAFSEGSRICTECLRCTDICPAGINLQDLWIASKARITKLAPSPNDLLRNKTTTQRARVFDDLCKSSSILPAVTGLADDSASYWACVQCTTCTSVCPVVAVCEDPSRDLDLLPQQIMNLLRMGLKEETLGARMVWSCTTCYKCQEHCPQNIRVADVLYELRNTVAARVRDGGASCEGNGESL, from the coding sequence ATGATTTTTTTTGATATCGGCCTGACCTTGGCACTCACCATATGCGTGATCGGTATTATCTACCGTGTTGCCCGATGGCGCGGGGAATGGACCTCCCGCACGCCACAGCCTTCTTCCGGTTTTCTCTTGTGGATCGGTCGTGCAGTCAAATCACTGATTCTTGATGTTGTGCTTTTGGCGCGAAGTGGCAGGACAAGCTTTTTACGGTGGCTGGCACATAGCCTCGTCTTTTTTGGTTTCATGGGGCTTCTTTTATTCCATGCCATGGACGAGACGGTCACGGCGACTTTTTTCCCTTTCTATGAATCCACCCTTGATCCCTGGCAGTTCCTGCGCAACCTGTTTGGAGCCATGACGTTGGTCGGGCTTGTGCTCATGGTGTATCGCCGGGTGCATTCGACCAAACTTCGTTTGTTGACGCATTTTCAGGACTGGGCGGCATTGTTGATTCTCGGTTGTATTATCTTGTCGGGATTCTTTTTGGAGGCATCAAAGATCATGTCTCCAGCGGTTTTTGATCGGATGACCGATGAATATTTCGTTCCGGGAGAGGTCGGTGATCTGACTGCCTTGAAGGCTTATTGGGCTCATGAATACGGTGTTGTTTTTTCTGTGGAGTACCCCATGGATGAAGAAACACTCGAACTCGGGGCAAGTCTTGACGAAGACAGTTGTGTCGACTGCCATGCCAACACAGCCACCGCGTTTGTTTCTCGTCCATTGGCAACAGCCCTTACCCCGGTGGCGTTTGCCTTGAATACGAGCAGGGCGGATCAGGTCTTTTGGTATTTTCATGTCATATTTTGTTTTATCGCGTTGGCTGCCTTACCGTTTGGGAAATTTTTCCATCCGGTGTCCACGCCGATCAATCTGGTTGTGCGACAAGGGCGGCGGGATGATCTTGAAGAATTTCAGCCTTCTGATGTATGTCGGAGCATAGGCATGGATGCTTGCACCCGGTGTGGGGAGTGCAGTCTGCATTGCAGTGTGGCTCCGGCTTTTACGGTTCTCGGAAATCAAAACATACTGCCTTCGGAAAAACTCGCTTCCCTCAAGCAGTTTCAGACTGGTGAGCATATGTCTCAAGCCGGTCTAACTGCTTTTTCGGAAGGGAGTCGTATCTGTACGGAATGCCTGCGGTGTACGGATATCTGTCCGGCTGGGATTAACCTTCAGGATTTATGGATTGCATCCAAAGCCCGGATAACCAAGCTGGCACCGAGTCCCAATGATCTGTTGCGAAATAAAACGACAACTCAGCGAGCGCGAGTCTTTGATGATTTGTGCAAGTCTTCATCCATTTTGCCAGCCGTGACCGGGCTTGCGGATGACTCGGCCTCCTATTGGGCCTGTGTGCAGTGCACTACTTGTACGAGTGTCTGTCCAGTGGTTGCGGTTTGCGAAGACCCATCACGCGATCTTGATCTTTTGCCGCAACAGATCATGAATTTGCTGCGAATGGGACTCAAGGAAGAGACGCTTGGAGCACGTATGGTTTGGAGTTGTACGACCTGTTATAAATGTCAGGAGCATTGTCCACAGAATATCCGTGTGGCCGACGTCCTTTATGAATTGCGAAATACCGTTGCCGCCCGAGTTCGGGATGGCGGTGCCAGTTGCGAAGGAAACGGAGAATCTTTGTGA
- a CDS encoding CoB--CoM heterodisulfide reductase iron-sulfur subunit B family protein, translating to MKYAYFPGCKIPHHLPEYGASVEAVCKALAIELVPLEFNCCGWPVRHENELASIFSAVRNFAVAEKAGLSIFTPCKCCFGNLKYAQSRMAEDEKLSAQVESLLVQDGLALPKSMDVFHMLTILDEQVGAEILYRRTANPLEGVKVACHYGCHALRPGNVTGFDDPMAPTVFERIMQAIGAEPVDWDLRLECCGYPLRGRDDTISEALMRKKLEDAASVGADVVATACTYCQLQFDKERDGLPYSDPLRKAPPAVLVSQLIGIALGLEANALGLERNCLPWQAPGF from the coding sequence GTGAAGTACGCCTATTTCCCGGGGTGTAAAATCCCTCACCATCTTCCTGAATACGGTGCATCCGTTGAAGCCGTATGCAAAGCTTTAGCTATTGAACTGGTGCCGCTTGAATTCAACTGTTGCGGCTGGCCTGTGCGGCATGAAAATGAATTGGCTTCAATTTTTTCGGCGGTACGAAATTTTGCGGTTGCCGAAAAGGCAGGGTTGTCGATTTTTACTCCCTGTAAATGCTGTTTCGGTAATCTGAAATATGCCCAGTCCAGAATGGCGGAAGACGAAAAACTCTCAGCTCAGGTCGAATCCCTTTTGGTTCAAGATGGTTTGGCGTTACCCAAGTCCATGGATGTTTTTCATATGTTGACAATTCTTGACGAACAGGTCGGGGCCGAAATCCTCTACCGACGGACCGCAAATCCTTTGGAGGGAGTGAAGGTGGCTTGCCATTATGGTTGTCATGCACTTCGTCCGGGGAATGTCACTGGGTTTGATGACCCCATGGCCCCGACCGTGTTCGAAAGAATCATGCAGGCCATTGGAGCAGAGCCTGTTGATTGGGATTTACGATTGGAGTGTTGTGGATATCCCTTGCGTGGGCGTGATGACACTATTTCCGAAGCCCTGATGCGTAAGAAACTTGAGGATGCGGCTTCGGTTGGTGCGGATGTCGTGGCCACAGCCTGTACATATTGTCAGCTTCAGTTTGATAAGGAGCGTGACGGGCTTCCGTATAGTGATCCGCTTCGGAAGGCACCGCCTGCTGTGCTCGTTAGTCAGTTGATAGGCATTGCCTTAGGATTGGAGGCGAATGCGCTTGGACTGGAGAGGAATTGTCTCCCTTGGCAGGCACCTGGTTTTTAA
- the glpK gene encoding glycerol kinase GlpK, with amino-acid sequence MAKYIGAVDSGTTSSRFIIFDERGRIVGLDQKEHEQIYPKPGWVEHDPMEIWNNTQEVIKGALTKSGIKGSELAAIGITNQRETTIVWDRYTGKPFYNAIVWQCTRTHKICKELTADGGQDRFREKTGLPIATYFSGPKIKWILDNIPEARAAAEKGDAMFGTIETWIIWWLTGGPKGGAHVTDVTNASRTMLMDLKTLEWDEEIMKVMGIPAEGLARIVPSSDQATWGPTSESGPLGARVPVCGAVGDQQAALVGQTCFAPGQAKNTYGTGCFLLMHTGHKPIQSKHGLITTLAYQFSGRKPSYCLEGSIAIAGALVQWLRDNLQMFDSAPEVEALAKKVEDTGGMYIVPAFSGLYAPYWRPDARGVMVGLTRYINRNHIARAVLEATAYQTKDIVEAMNKDSGVVLETLKADGGMVYNELLMQFQSDILDVPVVRPKVAETTCLGAAYAAGIAVGFWSGREELYNNWEEDKTWQPDMDEKDRTEGYNGWKKAVERTYDWVD; translated from the coding sequence ATGGCGAAATATATCGGAGCCGTTGATTCCGGGACCACGAGCAGCAGATTTATTATTTTTGACGAACGTGGCCGTATTGTCGGTCTTGATCAGAAGGAACATGAACAGATTTATCCCAAACCGGGATGGGTCGAACATGATCCCATGGAGATATGGAACAATACGCAGGAAGTTATCAAGGGAGCCTTGACCAAGTCCGGTATCAAGGGGTCGGAACTGGCAGCCATCGGTATCACCAATCAGCGTGAAACTACGATTGTCTGGGATCGATATACCGGGAAACCTTTCTACAATGCCATTGTCTGGCAGTGTACCCGTACCCACAAAATTTGTAAGGAACTCACGGCCGATGGCGGTCAAGATCGTTTTCGCGAGAAGACCGGCCTGCCTATCGCAACATATTTTTCCGGTCCGAAAATCAAGTGGATTCTGGATAATATTCCTGAAGCACGTGCCGCTGCCGAAAAGGGTGATGCCATGTTCGGTACCATCGAAACATGGATTATCTGGTGGCTCACAGGCGGGCCGAAGGGCGGTGCTCATGTCACTGATGTTACCAACGCCAGCCGGACAATGCTCATGGATCTCAAGACGCTTGAGTGGGACGAGGAGATCATGAAGGTTATGGGCATCCCCGCCGAGGGCCTTGCTCGCATTGTGCCGTCATCGGATCAGGCGACGTGGGGACCGACATCGGAAAGTGGGCCTCTGGGCGCACGTGTTCCGGTTTGCGGTGCGGTGGGCGATCAGCAGGCTGCATTGGTCGGCCAGACGTGTTTTGCGCCGGGGCAGGCAAAGAATACTTACGGCACCGGCTGTTTTTTGCTCATGCACACAGGGCATAAGCCTATTCAGTCCAAGCATGGCTTGATCACGACACTTGCCTATCAGTTCAGCGGACGTAAACCGTCATATTGTCTTGAAGGTTCCATCGCCATTGCCGGTGCGTTGGTCCAATGGTTGCGAGACAATCTTCAGATGTTCGATTCCGCTCCCGAAGTCGAAGCATTGGCAAAAAAGGTGGAAGACACCGGTGGTATGTATATTGTCCCGGCTTTTTCGGGCCTGTATGCACCATACTGGCGACCTGATGCCCGGGGAGTCATGGTCGGCCTGACTCGATATATCAATCGTAACCATATTGCCCGTGCTGTTCTGGAGGCCACCGCCTATCAGACCAAGGACATTGTGGAAGCCATGAATAAGGATTCCGGCGTGGTCTTGGAAACCCTCAAGGCTGATGGCGGCATGGTTTACAATGAATTACTCATGCAGTTTCAGTCTGACATTCTGGATGTCCCGGTTGTTCGGCCCAAGGTGGCTGAGACTACTTGTCTCGGAGCAGCCTATGCGGCAGGCATCGCCGTTGGTTTTTGGTCTGGGCGTGAGGAGTTGTACAACAACTGGGAAGAAGACAAGACGTGGCAGCCGGACATGGATGAGAAGGATCGGACCGAAGGATACAACGGGTGGAAAAAGGCTGTCGAACGCACGTATGATTGGGTTGATTAG